The Candidatus Aminicenantes bacterium DNA window CGTAGCTGATGCCGAAATGGCGCATGACGAAAGCCGCCTTGTACTCGCCGTACTGCTCCACGGCCAGGGCGAAATGGCGCTCCATGACGGCGCGCTGCTCGGCCAGCGAGGGCACGACCGGCTCCCGGCCGGCGGCCAGGTCCCGGGCTTGGCGGAAGAACCAGGGATTGCCGATCGCCCCGCGGGCGGCGGCGACGCCGTCGACGCCGGTCTCGGCAATCATGCGCAGGGCCTCCGCAGGCGTCCGGACATCCCCCGAGCCGATGACGGTCCGACCGGGAAAGGCCTGCTTGACGCGCCGAAGAAAATCCCAGTCGGCGGGACCCGTATACATCTGCTCGACCGCCCGGGCGTGGACGCAGATGGCGTCCGCGCCGAGCTCGAAGGCGCCCCGGGCGATCTCCCAAAACGCCGCGCAAGCATCGTCATCCAAGGCAAATGATTTTCGCAGCTTGATCATCAGCGGCCGATCGGGAACGGCCTCGCGCACCGCCCGGACGACCGCCAGCGTTCCTTCGGCGTCGGCCATCATGTGGCCGCCGCGCTTGCGGGAGACGACCTTTTTAACCGGGCAGGCGAAATTGAGGTCCACGACGTCGAACCCCAGATCGCACAGGGTGCGGGCCGCCTGGGCCATGAGGTCCGGGGCCGAGCCCATGATCTGCCCCCCGACCGGATGATCGCCGGCATCGCTGCGAACGAGATGGCGTCGGAGCTTCCCCTCGTGGAGAAGAAACTTGTCGAGCATCACTTCGGTCGTGGCGAAGGGCGCCCCGAGATCCCGGCAGATCGTCCGGTATGGTAGATCGCTGTATCCGGCCAGGGCCGCCAGAACAACCGGGAAATCGATCGTCAGCGGTCCGAGGCGGAGGGGCGGAAGCGGGGCGTTCACGGCGGCAGTATAGCGGGTCCTCCGGGGAGCCGCAACTTCCCCGCCGGCGGCGTTTCTGCTATGATAACGCCTCTTCACCCCATGAAAACGATCATCAAGGCCGAGAATCTGGTCAAAAAGTACGGCGACTTTACCGCCGTGGACGGGATTTCGTTCGAAATCCAAGAAGGCGAGTGCTTCGGGTTCCTGGGGCCCAATGGGGCCGGCAAGACGACCACTATCCGCATGATCCACTGCGTCTCCCCCCTGACCTCGGGCACGATTCTGGTCGACGGCCTGTCCGCCTCGGTCGACAACCGGGCCATCAAGGCCATGACCGGAGTCATCCCGCAGGAGATCACCCTGGACATCGACCTGACCGTCCGGGAGAACCTGCTGGTCTTCTCCCGCTTCTTCGACATCCCGCGGCGGGAGGCCCGGACCCGGGTCGACGAGCTTCTTAAGTTCGTCGAGCTCGAAGCTAAGAAAGACAGCAAGATCGACCAGCTCTCGACCGGCATGAAGCGCCGCCTGCTGGTGGCCCGGGCCCTGATCAACCACCCCCGACTGATCATCGCCGATGAGCCGACCACAGGACTCGATCCGCAGGCCCGCCACCTCATCTGGCAGCGGCTGCGCCAGCTCAAGTCCGACGGCGTGACGGTCATCCTGACCACCCAATACATGGACGAGGCCCAACAGCTCTGCGACCGCCTGGTGGTCATGGACAAGGGCAAGATCTTCAAGGAAGGTTTGCCCAACCGCCTGATCGAGGAGGAGATCGGCCGCGAGGTCATCGAGATCCGGATCGGGCCCGAGGAGGACGAGCGCTTGATCGAGGCTCTCGGCGGCGGCGTCTGCGGCCACGAACGGGTCGGCGACACGCTCTATTTCTACTGCCGCGACGGCCACGACGTCCGCAAGAAGCTGGTCGAGCTCGACCTGCCCCGCGTCGTCCACCGCCCGGCCACCCTGGAGGACGTCTTCCTCAAGCTGACGGGACGGAGCCTCGTCGAATGAACATCTCCTACCGCGTCGGCCACGTCTTTATCCGCAACCTGATCTCGTACAAGCGCTATGTCCTGACCACGTTCATCGCCAGTCTGGTCCAACCCCTGTTCTACCTGGTCACCTTCGGCATCGGCATGGGCGCCTACATGGGCGCCTTCGGCGGCAAGGGCTACCTGCACTTTCTGGTCCCCGGCGTCATCATCTCCTCGGTCATGATGTCCGCGACCTTCGAGTGCCTGTTCGGGACCTTCGTCAAGATGGTCCACGAGAAGCTCTACGACTCGCTCGTCGCGACTCCCGTCTCGGCCGAGGACGCCATCACCGGCGACATCCTGTGGGCCGCCTTCCGGGGCCTCATTTCGGGCGGGCTGATGATGGCCGTCGCCGGCGTCATGGGCATCTTCCCCGCCTCCCTCTGGAGCTTCCTGCTCGTCCTTGTGGTCGTCCTCCTGGTCGGCGTCCTGTTCGCCTCCCTGGCCATGATCGTGACCTCCTATGCCCCCAACTTCGATTTCTTCAACTACTACACCGAGCTCGTCATCACCCCGATGCTCTTCTTCTCGGGCGTCTTCTTCCCTCTGGATAACTTCCCTGCCTGGATGAAGACCCTGGCCCAATTCTTCCCTTTGACCCATGCCGTCAAGATTTCGCGGGCGGTCTATTCGGGCGTCTACCCGACCAGCATCCTGTTCAACATCGCGGTCGGCGCGGCCCTC harbors:
- a CDS encoding tRNA-dihydrouridine synthase family protein; this translates as MNAPLPPLRLGPLTIDFPVVLAALAGYSDLPYRTICRDLGAPFATTEVMLDKFLLHEGKLRRHLVRSDAGDHPVGGQIMGSAPDLMAQAARTLCDLGFDVVDLNFACPVKKVVSRKRGGHMMADAEGTLAVVRAVREAVPDRPLMIKLRKSFALDDDACAAFWEIARGAFELGADAICVHARAVEQMYTGPADWDFLRRVKQAFPGRTVIGSGDVRTPAEALRMIAETGVDGVAAARGAIGNPWFFRQARDLAAGREPVVPSLAEQRAVMERHFALAVEQYGEYKAAFVMRHFGISYGRLHPHPKRIRMAFVAVRTVEEWKAVLDAHYA
- a CDS encoding ATP-binding cassette domain-containing protein; translation: MKTIIKAENLVKKYGDFTAVDGISFEIQEGECFGFLGPNGAGKTTTIRMIHCVSPLTSGTILVDGLSASVDNRAIKAMTGVIPQEITLDIDLTVRENLLVFSRFFDIPRREARTRVDELLKFVELEAKKDSKIDQLSTGMKRRLLVARALINHPRLIIADEPTTGLDPQARHLIWQRLRQLKSDGVTVILTTQYMDEAQQLCDRLVVMDKGKIFKEGLPNRLIEEEIGREVIEIRIGPEEDERLIEALGGGVCGHERVGDTLYFYCRDGHDVRKKLVELDLPRVVHRPATLEDVFLKLTGRSLVE
- a CDS encoding ABC transporter permease, with the translated sequence MNISYRVGHVFIRNLISYKRYVLTTFIASLVQPLFYLVTFGIGMGAYMGAFGGKGYLHFLVPGVIISSVMMSATFECLFGTFVKMVHEKLYDSLVATPVSAEDAITGDILWAAFRGLISGGLMMAVAGVMGIFPASLWSFLLVLVVVLLVGVLFASLAMIVTSYAPNFDFFNYYTELVITPMLFFSGVFFPLDNFPAWMKTLAQFFPLTHAVKISRAVYSGVYPTSILFNIAVGAALGTVAFVFGVKRMKKRLIK